In one window of Branchiostoma lanceolatum isolate klBraLanc5 chromosome 15, klBraLanc5.hap2, whole genome shotgun sequence DNA:
- the LOC136420402 gene encoding transmembrane protein 41A-like: MRSVLGVAFIFAASSCFLYFLSTALPSLEHRPDDSELSDLHNSSSELKFPSNLEELRWLAELLQKYCQDHWDYVWLLFCSAYLYKQTWAIPGSVFLNILAGALFGPWVGFPLVCALTATGATCCYLISKTFGHRLVVKYFPEKVESLQSVVEENLPSLFFLLLFLRLFPMTPNWFLNISSPIVGVPIWQFFFSVLIGLMPYNFVCVQTGGILSTIKSIDDVFSAKILMQMLGAAMVALLPGIFLKLYKPKLKTS; this comes from the exons ATGCGTTCTGTCCTTGGTGTGGCTTTTATTTTCGCGGCGTCGTCCTGTTTTCTGTACTTTCTGTCCACCGCCCTCCCCAGTCTTGAACATCGACCGGACGACAGCGAACTGAGCGACTTACATAATTCCAG TTCCGAGCTGAAGTTCCCGTCTAACCTGGAGGAGCTGCGCTGGTTGGCTGAGCTGCTACAGAAGTACTGCCAGGACCACTGGGACTATGTCTGGCTCCTGTTCTGTAGTGCCTACCTGTACAAACAGACATGGGCCATACCTGGGTCTGTCTTCCTG AATATATTAGCAGGAGCGTTGTTCGGTCCTTGGGTCGGGTTTCCTCTGGTATGTGCTCTAACGGCCACGGGCGCCACGTGCTGCTACCTCATCTCCAAAACATTCGGACATCGTCTTGTCGTCAAGTATTTTCCTGAAAAAGTAGAGAGTCTGCAATCGGTG GTTGAAGAGAATCTACCCAGTCTGTTTTTCCTCTTGCTGTTCCTGAGACTGTTTCCCATGACTCCGAACTGGTTCCTCAACATCTCATCACCTATAGTGGGAGTGCCAATATGGCAATTTTTCTTCTCTGTTCTAATAG GGTTGATGCCATACAACTTCGTCTGTGTACAGACTGGAGGAATTCTATCCACCATTAAGTCCATTGATGATGTTTTTAGTGCTAAGATCCTAATGCAAATGTTGGGAGCAGCCATGGTGGCTCTCCTTCCTGGTATCTTCCTCAAGTTGTACAAGCCCAAACTTAAGACAAGTTAA
- the LOC136420964 gene encoding melatonin receptor type 1A-like, with the protein MNDTLADAVNNDTSPLEWRAAFNSTPANDSALPDLDYDELGMGVKIGSSILLVVLIAGGTFGNCLIIGAVYATPSLRSVSNIFIVNLAVADLMVSSVVDTFNIVGVIDQVKDTDCSAFPMGFLTHANLGTPALNFLRDHPVVCEMVGFVCVTSCICSLMSVSNIGINRSVLIVCLLLLFVVKPHWHASVYTVPKTLMIVAAMWVYSFLFDLPLLLGWGQHSYDIKTMGCTYDRTHTFSYTLFLVIAGIALPLVVVVGCYSKIFYHVHQSKVRVAVHLANPKGNMNNNLNYEEIRLIKTLLAVCVAFYVCWLPYAVVVLADFNDHWPRAVHFLAIVMAHGSSSINCLVYGFMNKKFKTAFRKLLGMKTLPNRAGSKKKDTLPLPLALPSIKEDPGVSPSFSGQHSTNNSRML; encoded by the exons ATGAACGACACGCTGGCGGACGCCGTCAACAATGATACGTCGCCGTTAGAGTGGCGGGCGGCGTTCAACTCGACTCCGGCGAACGATTCCGCACTGCCTGACCTCGACTACGACGAGCTGGGGATGGGCGTGAAGATCGGGTCCTCCATCCTGCTGGTGGTGCTGATCGCAGGCGGCACCTTCGGGAACTGCCTCATCATCGGGGCGGTGTACGCCACGCCGAGCCTCCGCAGCGTCTCCAACATCTTCATCGTCAACCTGGCCGTGGCCGATCTCATGGTCTCCTCCGTCGTGGACACCTTCAACATCGTCGGAGTCATAGATCAGGTAAAGGATACAGACTGTAGTGCTTTTCCCATGGGTTTTCTTACTCATGCAAACTTAGGAACGCCTGCCTTA AACTTTCTGCGGGACCACCCGGTGGTGTGTGAGATGGTCGGCTTCGTCTGCGTTACCAGCTGCATCTGCTCCTTGATGAGCGTCTCCAACATCGGCATCAACCGGTCAGTACTAATCGTTTGTTTATT GCTGCTGTTTGTGGTGAAGCCCCACTGGCATGCCAGCGTCTACACCGTGCCGAAGACCCTCATGATAGTCGCTGCGATGTGGGTCTACAGTTTCCTGTTCGACCTGCCGCTGCTTCTCGGCTGGGGGCAGCACTCGTACGACATCAAGACCATGGGCTGCACCTACGACCGGACCCACACCTTCAG CTACACCCTGTTCCTGGTGATAGCTGGCATCGCACTGCCCCTTGTTGTTGTGGTGGGCTGCTACAGTAAGATCTTCTACCATGTGCATCAGAGCAAGGTCCGTGTGGCAGTGCACCTGGCCAACCCAAAGGG GAACATGAACAACAACTTGAACTACGAAGAGATCCGCCTGATCAAGACCCTGCTGGCCGTGTGTGTGGCGTTCTACGTGTGCTGGCTCCCCTACGCTGTAGTGGTCCTGGCCGACTTCAACGACCACTGGCCACGG GCTGTGCACTTCCTGGCGATCGTGATGGCACATGGCTCCTCCAGCATCAACTGCCTTGTCTACGGCTTCATGAATAAGAAGTTCAAAAC TGCTTTCCGCAAACTGTTGGGAATGAAGACACTGCCCAACCGAGCTGGATCAAAGAAGAAGGACACCCTGCCTCTGCCACTAGCACTGCCCTCCATCAAGGAGGACCCCGGAGTCAGCCCCTCATTCTCTGGCCAACACTCCACCAACAACTCCCGCATGCTGTAA